From the Nodularia sp. NIES-3585 genome, one window contains:
- a CDS encoding LptA/OstA family protein, giving the protein MSRYHLPGSQMRRLGLSLMLPAALLGTFTFPTHVQTATAQTSGENTPLTISADVQEYNANTQVATARGNVQMLYPARQIQATAAQAQFFSKERRIDLSGNVYILQQGVNSIRAEKVTYLIDEGRFVALPQSNRQVESTYMLNDTEVRGQSN; this is encoded by the coding sequence ATGTCCCGCTATCACTTGCCAGGATCACAAATGCGCCGCCTTGGATTATCCTTGATGCTACCAGCTGCACTCTTGGGTACTTTTACATTTCCTACTCATGTGCAAACCGCTACCGCCCAAACATCTGGGGAAAACACTCCCCTGACAATTAGTGCTGATGTGCAAGAATATAACGCCAATACTCAAGTAGCAACCGCTCGCGGTAACGTGCAGATGTTGTATCCGGCGCGCCAAATTCAAGCCACAGCTGCTCAAGCACAATTTTTTAGCAAAGAACGCCGGATTGATTTGAGTGGAAATGTCTATATTTTGCAACAGGGAGTCAATAGTATCCGGGCTGAGAAAGTGACTTATCTGATTGACGAAGGACGTTTTGTCGCCTTACCTCAATCCAACCGTCAGGTAGAGTCCACCTATATGCTCAATGATACTGAAGTTCGTGGACAATCTAATTAG
- a CDS encoding LptF/LptG family permease, whose protein sequence is MDRYLTKELVAPFLFGVGAFSSLGVTIDAVFELVRRIVESGLPISIAIQVFLLKFPNFIVLAFPMSTLLATLMTYSRLSSESELIAMRGCGVSVYRMVLTAVMLSMLVTGLTFVFNEQIAPAANYQATMTLEKALKSDRPTFQQSNIFYPEYRDVEESDGSKNRILARLFYADQFDGKRMKGLTIIDRTTEGLNQIVVSESAQWNASDNVWDFYNGTVYLVAPDRSYRNILRFEHQQLRLPRTPLNLVERSRDYGEMNIAESLEQLEIERIGGDRQKIRKLQVRIQQKFSLPFVCVVFGLVGAAMGTRPQRSGRGTSFGVSVIVIFTYYLIFFISGAMGQAGVFSPFLGAWLPNFLFLGIGLFLLMRVAER, encoded by the coding sequence ATGGACCGCTACCTGACCAAAGAATTGGTAGCACCATTTTTATTTGGTGTGGGAGCATTTTCATCACTGGGTGTGACTATTGATGCTGTGTTTGAGCTAGTGAGGCGAATTGTGGAATCTGGATTGCCAATCAGCATTGCAATTCAGGTTTTTTTGTTAAAGTTTCCTAATTTTATTGTCTTAGCTTTTCCCATGTCCACGCTGCTGGCTACTTTGATGACTTATAGTCGTCTTTCGAGCGAGAGCGAACTCATTGCTATGCGTGGCTGTGGGGTAAGTGTCTATCGCATGGTACTAACGGCTGTGATGTTGAGTATGCTGGTTACAGGGTTGACATTTGTCTTTAATGAACAAATAGCACCAGCTGCAAATTACCAAGCAACAATGACTCTGGAGAAAGCTCTCAAGTCAGACAGACCCACTTTTCAGCAATCAAATATCTTCTATCCCGAATACCGAGACGTTGAAGAGTCAGATGGTAGCAAGAACAGAATACTGGCACGTTTATTTTATGCTGACCAGTTTGATGGGAAGCGGATGAAGGGTTTAACAATTATCGACCGCACCACAGAAGGGTTAAATCAAATTGTGGTATCAGAATCTGCCCAGTGGAATGCTTCTGACAACGTTTGGGATTTTTACAACGGTACAGTTTATTTAGTAGCTCCTGACCGCTCCTATCGCAACATTTTACGGTTTGAACACCAACAACTGCGACTGCCCCGCACACCATTAAACTTAGTAGAAAGAAGCCGAGATTATGGCGAAATGAATATTGCTGAGTCTTTAGAACAATTAGAAATAGAACGTATTGGTGGCGACAGGCAAAAAATTCGTAAACTGCAAGTACGTATCCAACAAAAATTTTCTTTGCCATTTGTTTGTGTAGTCTTTGGCTTGGTCGGTGCAGCTATGGGAACCAGACCCCAGCGTAGCGGACGAGGCACAAGTTTTGGTGTGAGTGTGATTGTAATTTTTACCTATTATTTAATTTTCTTTATTAGTGGTGCGATGGGACAAGCTGGTGTTTTCTCTCCCTTCCTAGGAGCTTGGCTACCCAATTTCCTGTTTTTAGGAATAGGTTTATTTTTATTAATGCGGGTAGCTGAAAGGTAA
- a CDS encoding histidine phosphatase family protein, with protein MTRVIIVRHGQSSYNTERRIQGRTDVSRLTEKGCADASKVGKALSKISFNAIYSSPLQRAKKTADIIYSELATDSAKSVAPQISDQLMEIDLPLWAEMLSADVKDKFTEDYRIWKELPHELRMLVKDGEGTREHFPVLAIYQQARLFWQEILSRHQGETILIVAHNGINRALISTALGIPPSRYHCLQQSNCSISVLNFAGGLGEPVQLESMNQTQHLGETFPSLRPNHQGVRLLLVRHGETEWNRQTRFQGQIDIPLNDHGREQAQTAGEFLRDVQIDFAVSSSMLRPKETAELILGHHPSVNLELQDGLREISHGLWEGKLEKEIEQEFPGDLQRWRLVPAEVQMPEGENLQQVWERSVAAWQLIVQTALTNQLKTGLIVAHDATNKTLLCHVLGLSTENFWHFRQGNGAVSVIDYPSGLNGLPVLQAMNITSHLSGGILDKTAAGAL; from the coding sequence ATGACTCGTGTCATCATTGTGCGCCACGGACAAAGCAGCTATAATACCGAGCGGCGAATCCAAGGACGCACCGACGTGTCAAGATTAACAGAAAAAGGTTGTGCTGATGCCAGTAAAGTAGGAAAAGCCCTCAGCAAAATTTCATTTAATGCTATTTATAGCAGTCCTCTCCAGCGAGCCAAAAAAACAGCTGATATTATCTATAGTGAGTTGGCAACTGATTCTGCAAAGTCTGTTGCGCCGCAAATTTCTGATCAGCTGATGGAAATTGATTTGCCTTTGTGGGCAGAAATGCTCAGTGCTGATGTCAAAGACAAGTTTACCGAAGACTACCGCATTTGGAAAGAACTTCCCCATGAACTGCGGATGTTGGTTAAGGATGGAGAAGGCACAAGAGAACATTTTCCTGTCCTCGCTATTTATCAACAAGCGCGGTTGTTTTGGCAAGAAATTTTATCCCGCCATCAAGGAGAAACTATCCTGATAGTGGCTCATAACGGCATTAATCGCGCCCTGATCAGTACAGCTTTGGGCATTCCCCCTAGTCGCTATCATTGCTTACAGCAATCTAACTGTAGTATTAGTGTATTGAATTTTGCTGGTGGTTTAGGTGAACCAGTGCAATTAGAATCGATGAATCAGACGCAACACCTGGGAGAAACTTTTCCTTCCTTGCGACCGAATCATCAAGGAGTACGATTGTTGTTGGTACGTCATGGCGAAACCGAATGGAATCGGCAAACCAGATTTCAAGGACAAATTGATATTCCCCTGAATGATCATGGTAGAGAACAGGCGCAAACCGCCGGCGAATTTCTCCGAGATGTGCAAATTGACTTTGCTGTTAGTAGTTCCATGCTGCGTCCTAAAGAAACAGCAGAGCTGATTTTAGGTCACCATCCTAGTGTAAATTTAGAATTACAAGATGGTTTAAGAGAAATCAGTCACGGACTTTGGGAAGGAAAACTAGAAAAAGAGATAGAGCAAGAGTTTCCCGGAGATTTGCAGCGCTGGCGACTCGTACCAGCAGAAGTACAAATGCCTGAAGGGGAAAATTTACAGCAGGTTTGGGAGCGTAGTGTGGCAGCTTGGCAATTAATTGTGCAAACTGCATTAACAAATCAACTCAAAACTGGCTTAATAGTAGCTCATGATGCTACTAACAAGACTTTACTGTGTCATGTTCTGGGTTTATCAACAGAAAACTTTTGGCATTTCCGCCAAGGTAACGGTGCAGTTAGCGTCATCGATTACCCATCAGGATTAAATGGTTTACCAGTATTACAAGCAATGAATATTACCAGTCATTTGAGTGGAGGCATACTCGATAAAACTGCTGCTGGGGCTTTATAG
- a CDS encoding bifunctional orotidine-5'-phosphate decarboxylase/orotate phosphoribosyltransferase gives MNFFDKLHGSMLGNQSLLFVGLDPNPEMMPKHYKSQDVIFDLDNWLQFIITETADFVCAYKPTLGFYEALGVPGLELLQNTLAAIPSHIPIILDAKHSDLNTSTVFARAVFTEWNIDAITLSPYTGQDHVAPFLVYPDKAVFILCCTSNVGAEALQQYPTNESPLYLQVVKESKNWGTPEQLGLEVGTTNPEVLALIRAIAPERLIMARSVWAEGSNLNEILAAGLSANGDGLLIPVPQDMLSQPKLAENIQVLRAEINQAKTKIVDDASTCAVWLPDVNVLNQHPQQDLILQLYDIGCIMFGSFVQASGATFPYYIDLRKIISNPQVFNQVLSAYEEILNSLNFDRLAGIPYGSLPTATGLSLRLHCPMIYPRKEVKAHGTRRLIEGNFAPGETVVVVDDILITGKSVMEGAEKLKSAGLNIQDIVVLIDHENGVKARLLENGYRGHSVFTLSEITETLYQVGRISQEQFLAFKASEG, from the coding sequence ATGAATTTTTTTGATAAGTTACATGGTAGTATGTTGGGAAATCAAAGCTTACTTTTTGTAGGACTTGACCCCAATCCTGAAATGATGCCAAAGCATTATAAATCTCAGGATGTTATCTTTGATTTGGATAATTGGTTACAATTTATTATTACTGAAACGGCTGATTTTGTCTGTGCTTATAAGCCGACTTTGGGATTTTATGAAGCTTTGGGAGTTCCGGGTTTAGAACTGCTGCAAAACACTTTAGCTGCTATTCCCAGCCATATTCCGATTATTTTAGATGCTAAACATAGTGATTTGAATACCAGTACGGTTTTTGCTCGTGCGGTATTTACAGAATGGAATATAGATGCTATTACTCTCAGTCCTTATACAGGTCAAGATCATGTCGCACCATTTTTAGTTTACCCTGATAAAGCTGTATTTATTTTATGTTGTACTTCTAATGTCGGTGCAGAAGCTTTACAACAGTATCCGACGAATGAATCCCCTCTTTATTTGCAAGTAGTTAAGGAGTCAAAGAATTGGGGTACTCCTGAACAATTAGGGTTGGAAGTAGGTACTACAAATCCTGAAGTTTTAGCCCTAATTCGGGCAATTGCGCCTGAGAGATTAATTATGGCGCGTAGTGTTTGGGCTGAGGGTAGTAATCTGAATGAAATTTTAGCAGCTGGCTTGAGTGCTAATGGTGATGGGTTATTGATTCCGGTTCCTCAAGATATGTTGAGTCAACCAAAATTGGCTGAAAATATTCAGGTTTTACGCGCAGAAATTAATCAAGCAAAAACTAAAATTGTTGATGATGCTTCTACCTGTGCTGTGTGGTTACCTGATGTTAATGTTTTGAATCAGCACCCGCAACAAGATTTGATTTTACAACTTTATGATATTGGTTGTATTATGTTTGGCAGCTTTGTGCAAGCATCGGGAGCGACTTTTCCTTATTACATTGATTTACGCAAAATTATTTCTAATCCCCAAGTTTTTAATCAAGTTCTTAGTGCTTATGAGGAGATTTTGAATTCTCTGAATTTTGATAGGTTAGCGGGTATTCCCTACGGTTCTTTACCAACTGCTACTGGTTTATCTTTGCGTCTCCATTGTCCGATGATTTATCCCCGCAAAGAAGTAAAAGCACACGGAACTCGGAGGTTAATTGAGGGTAATTTTGCTCCTGGTGAAACGGTGGTAGTGGTTGATGATATTCTGATCACTGGTAAAAGTGTGATGGAAGGTGCTGAGAAGTTGAAGTCAGCAGGGTTGAATATTCAGGATATTGTGGTGTTGATTGATCATGAAAATGGTGTGAAAGCGAGATTGCTAGAAAATGGTTATCGAGGTCATTCTGTTTTTACGCTTTCGGAAATTACAGAAACACTTTATCAGGTAGGTAGAATTAGTCAGGAGCAATTTTTAGCTTTTAAAGCAAGTGAAGGTTAG
- a CDS encoding dihydroorotase: MTELLQQVRVIDPGLDTDKIADVLIADGKIQVVATQIDHISSDTQVKDCRGLVLGTGLVDLYSHSSEPGFEERETLLSLLQGAAAGGFTRVSILPDTSPAIDHPAIVAQLQQKAREMGNMPHLHVWGAMTLDLAGKQLTELAELAGTTGVVGFTDGKPWENLGFVRRVLEYLQPLGKPVAFWPCDRLLSANGVMREGAQALRLGLPPIPASAETTAIASLLELVAATGTPVHIMRVSTSRSVELIASAKAAGLPITASTTWMHLLLDTKAVKSYNTSLNLEPPLGNASDVEALRAGVREGVIDAIAIDHAPYTYEEKVQAFAESPGGAIGFELALPLLWQNLVETGKFTALELWQALSTQPAICLQQKPSAISPGQKAELMLFDPQKLWKVERKNLYTLSSNTPWIGQELKGRVLQIWV; the protein is encoded by the coding sequence ATGACGGAACTGCTACAACAAGTAAGAGTAATTGATCCAGGGTTAGACACTGACAAAATAGCTGATGTACTAATTGCTGATGGTAAAATTCAAGTCGTCGCTACACAAATTGATCATATTAGTTCTGATACTCAAGTTAAAGATTGTCGGGGATTAGTTCTCGGTACTGGATTAGTAGATTTGTATAGTCACTCAAGCGAACCAGGATTTGAAGAACGAGAAACCCTATTATCTTTATTACAAGGTGCTGCTGCTGGGGGCTTTACTAGAGTGAGCATTTTACCCGATACATCTCCAGCTATTGATCACCCGGCGATTGTGGCACAGTTGCAGCAGAAGGCTAGAGAAATGGGAAATATGCCCCATCTTCACGTCTGGGGTGCGATGACTCTGGATTTAGCTGGGAAGCAATTGACAGAATTAGCAGAATTAGCGGGTACGACGGGAGTTGTTGGTTTTACAGATGGTAAGCCTTGGGAAAATTTAGGGTTTGTACGGCGAGTTTTGGAGTATCTCCAACCTTTGGGGAAACCGGTGGCGTTTTGGCCATGCGATCGCTTACTATCTGCCAATGGAGTTATGCGCGAAGGGGCGCAAGCACTGCGTTTGGGTTTACCACCAATACCAGCCAGTGCTGAAACTACCGCGATCGCTTCTTTGTTAGAATTAGTAGCAGCTACAGGTACGCCAGTACATATCATGCGCGTTTCTACGTCTCGCAGTGTGGAACTCATCGCCTCAGCTAAGGCTGCTGGTTTACCCATCACCGCCAGCACTACTTGGATGCATTTATTACTTGACACTAAGGCAGTTAAGAGTTATAATACAAGCCTGAATTTAGAACCACCATTAGGTAATGCCAGTGATGTAGAGGCTTTACGTGCAGGAGTAAGAGAAGGTGTGATAGATGCGATCGCCATTGATCATGCACCTTACACCTATGAGGAAAAAGTCCAAGCCTTTGCAGAATCGCCTGGGGGAGCAATTGGTTTTGAGTTAGCATTACCCCTGTTATGGCAGAATTTAGTAGAAACTGGGAAATTTACAGCTTTGGAATTATGGCAAGCTCTCAGCACTCAACCAGCAATATGTTTGCAGCAGAAACCGAGTGCAATTAGTCCTGGACAAAAAGCAGAACTCATGTTATTTGACCCTCAAAAACTATGGAAGGTGGAACGGAAAAATCTTTACACACTTTCTAGTAATACGCCTTGGATAGGACAAGAACTCAAGGGTCGGGTTCTGCAAATTTGGGTCTAG
- the era gene encoding GTPase Era, whose protein sequence is MTVELKVTSIDNNIFSFSGEASIPQAPPEFKSGFVGIIGRPNVGKSTLMNQLVGQKIAITSSVAQTTRNRLRGILTTPEAQLIFVDTPGIHKPHHQLGEVLVRNAKNAIDAVDVILFVVDGSVACGAGDRFIADLLTRTETPVILGLNKIDQQPPNFQLIDHSYQALAEAQQWPIVKFSAQTSVGLPELQQLLIERLETGPFYYPPDLVTDQPERFIMGELIREQILLLTREEVPHSVAIAIDRVDESPTITRILATIHVERDSQKGILIGKGGSMLKAIGSEAREQIQKLIAGKVYLELFVKVQPKWRQSRLTLAELGYRVEE, encoded by the coding sequence ATGACGGTGGAGCTAAAGGTGACTAGTATCGATAATAATATCTTCTCTTTTTCAGGAGAAGCATCTATCCCCCAGGCTCCTCCTGAATTTAAATCAGGTTTTGTCGGCATTATTGGTCGCCCAAATGTCGGTAAATCTACTTTAATGAATCAATTAGTCGGGCAAAAAATTGCGATTACATCCTCCGTAGCACAAACTACACGCAATCGTTTACGAGGGATTTTAACTACGCCAGAGGCGCAGTTAATTTTTGTAGACACACCAGGAATTCATAAACCGCATCATCAATTGGGAGAAGTGCTGGTAAGAAATGCTAAAAATGCCATTGATGCAGTCGATGTGATTCTATTTGTGGTCGATGGATCGGTAGCTTGTGGTGCAGGCGATCGCTTTATTGCCGATTTGCTGACTCGGACTGAAACACCAGTAATTTTGGGTTTGAATAAAATTGACCAACAACCCCCAAATTTTCAGCTAATTGATCATAGTTACCAAGCTTTGGCTGAAGCCCAACAATGGCCGATAGTAAAATTTTCCGCCCAGACGAGTGTAGGATTACCAGAACTGCAACAGTTATTAATTGAACGTTTAGAAACCGGGCCATTTTACTATCCCCCCGACTTGGTAACCGACCAACCGGAACGCTTTATCATGGGTGAATTGATTCGCGAACAGATTTTACTGTTAACACGTGAAGAAGTTCCTCACTCAGTCGCGATCGCTATTGATAGAGTAGATGAATCGCCCACTATTACCCGTATACTTGCAACCATACACGTAGAGCGAGATTCTCAAAAAGGTATTCTGATCGGTAAAGGTGGCTCAATGCTCAAAGCCATAGGTAGCGAAGCCCGCGAACAAATCCAAAAGCTAATTGCTGGTAAGGTCTACCTAGAGTTGTTCGTAAAAGTGCAACCAAAATGGCGACAATCGCGCCTGACTTTAGCAGAGTTAGGCTACCGCGTAGAAGAGTAA
- a CDS encoding carotenoid oxygenase family protein, whose product MTITETNPYLNSNFAPVREEITTDSLKVIGELPANLSGMFVRNGPNPQWSPIGQYHWFDGDGMLHGVRISNGQATYCNRYVRTRGWKIEQAAGKAVWSGFLEPPQIDNPHGGYKNTANTALVWHAGQMLALNEGGAPHGIKLPDLQTIGEYTYNDQLVSAFTAHPKVDPNSGEMRFFGYSFSPPYLQYSIVSAAGDIVQTVPIDLPMGVMMHDFAITENYTIFMDLPLTFNPERLQRGEPGMMFQSDRPSRFGIIPRHGDNSNIIWFESSPCYIFHTLNAYEDQDQVVLIACRMSSTSVLKTDDSQTDPDADIPRLYRWRFNLSTGQVHEEMLDDVPAEFPRINENLVGKSTRYGYVSRMGKSSLPLFDGLIKYDLSNSKSQTHEFGTGRYGGEAVFAPSIAATSEDDGWLLTFVYDQTSETSELVVVNAQDVTAEPVARVIIPQRVPYGFHGTWVSEEQLSSSL is encoded by the coding sequence ATGACCATCACAGAAACGAATCCCTATCTCAATAGCAACTTTGCGCCAGTTCGAGAAGAAATCACCACAGATTCTCTCAAAGTCATCGGTGAGTTACCCGCCAACCTATCGGGGATGTTTGTCCGCAATGGACCGAATCCTCAATGGTCACCGATTGGTCAGTATCACTGGTTTGACGGTGATGGAATGTTACATGGTGTGAGGATTAGCAACGGCCAAGCCACCTATTGCAATCGCTATGTGCGAACCAGAGGATGGAAAATAGAACAAGCCGCAGGTAAAGCCGTCTGGTCTGGATTCTTGGAACCGCCGCAAATAGATAATCCTCATGGTGGATACAAAAACACTGCCAATACAGCCCTAGTTTGGCACGCTGGTCAGATGTTGGCGTTGAATGAAGGCGGCGCGCCTCATGGGATCAAACTTCCTGATTTACAGACTATTGGTGAATACACTTACAACGACCAGTTAGTTTCTGCCTTTACAGCCCATCCCAAGGTAGACCCAAATAGCGGGGAAATGAGGTTCTTTGGTTACTCCTTTAGCCCACCATACCTGCAATACAGCATAGTTTCAGCCGCAGGTGACATAGTGCAGACAGTGCCAATTGACCTACCCATGGGAGTGATGATGCATGACTTTGCCATCACTGAAAACTATACAATATTTATGGATTTGCCCTTGACTTTCAACCCAGAAAGACTACAACGGGGAGAACCTGGGATGATGTTTCAGAGCGATCGCCCTAGTCGTTTTGGCATTATCCCACGTCATGGAGACAACAGTAATATCATATGGTTTGAAAGTTCTCCTTGCTACATTTTCCATACCCTCAACGCCTACGAAGATCAAGATCAAGTAGTACTAATCGCCTGTCGCATGAGTTCTACTAGTGTATTGAAAACTGATGATTCACAAACCGATCCAGATGCAGATATTCCCCGCCTGTATCGCTGGCGATTTAACCTCAGCACAGGTCAGGTTCACGAGGAAATGCTGGATGATGTCCCGGCGGAATTTCCCCGCATTAACGAAAACCTCGTGGGTAAATCAACGCGATACGGTTATGTGAGCAGAATGGGCAAAAGTTCCCTACCACTGTTTGACGGTTTAATAAAATACGACCTGAGTAATAGCAAATCCCAAACCCATGAATTTGGCACAGGACGTTATGGCGGCGAAGCTGTGTTTGCCCCCAGTATTGCTGCTACATCTGAAGATGATGGCTGGCTACTGACTTTTGTTTACGATCAAACTTCAGAAACTTCGGAACTTGTAGTGGTAAATGCCCAAGATGTCACCGCCGAACCTGTAGCGCGGGTAATAATTCCCCAAAGAGTACCCTATGGTTTCCACGGTACTTGGGTTTCTGAGGAACAGTTGAGCAGTTCTTTATGA
- a CDS encoding AI-2E family transporter, which translates to MSIALKELLKWLILTLLFPLVFLNFWLIFLFLKSFQALVTIFILATLLAFVLNYPVAFFQKAGVKRNYAIALVLISALVIFAVLGLTLLPIILPQLNEIAKLLPQWIDASDEKIQLLDNWAISHGLKINFSQIISEFTERLPDELENLTDKLFSIVVETIDSVSDILITVVLTFYILLDGPRIWAGIFKKLPWTFTEKIQRSLQQNFQNYLLGQVTLASMMGFLLTAIFLVFQVEFGLIFGLGVGIFSLIPFGDIASISVITLIIASHNFWLAVKVLVVAVVTDQLIDQAIAPRLLGRFTGLRPIWVLVALLLGTSIGGLLGLLIAVPIAGFIKDALDGFPQSEDVAGAEIPEMLKQESNCS; encoded by the coding sequence ATGTCTATTGCACTGAAAGAATTGCTTAAATGGTTAATATTAACCTTGCTATTTCCTCTAGTATTTCTCAACTTTTGGCTAATATTTCTGTTTTTAAAGTCTTTTCAAGCCCTGGTGACAATTTTTATCTTGGCTACTCTGCTGGCTTTTGTTTTAAATTACCCTGTGGCGTTTTTCCAAAAAGCTGGTGTTAAACGGAACTATGCGATCGCCTTAGTATTGATATCTGCTTTGGTAATTTTCGCCGTCTTGGGTCTAACTTTGTTACCCATCATCTTACCACAACTTAATGAAATAGCAAAATTACTGCCCCAATGGATTGATGCCAGTGACGAAAAAATCCAACTACTCGATAATTGGGCTATTAGCCACGGATTAAAAATTAACTTTAGTCAGATTATTAGCGAGTTTACAGAGCGTTTACCCGATGAATTGGAGAATCTCACTGATAAACTTTTCAGTATTGTTGTAGAAACGATTGATAGTGTTTCTGATATTTTAATTACAGTCGTATTAACTTTTTATATTCTCTTAGATGGGCCAAGAATCTGGGCAGGAATATTTAAAAAATTGCCTTGGACTTTTACTGAAAAAATACAGCGATCGCTTCAGCAAAATTTTCAAAATTACTTGCTGGGTCAGGTAACTTTGGCATCAATGATGGGATTTTTACTCACAGCTATATTTTTAGTGTTTCAAGTTGAGTTTGGGTTAATATTTGGCTTGGGAGTGGGCATATTCAGCTTAATTCCCTTTGGTGATATTGCTAGTATCAGTGTAATTACTTTAATCATAGCATCACACAATTTTTGGTTGGCAGTCAAAGTTTTAGTTGTAGCTGTGGTCACTGACCAGTTAATTGACCAAGCGATCGCACCTCGGCTTTTAGGTAGATTTACAGGACTGCGGCCAATATGGGTGTTGGTTGCTTTGTTGCTAGGAACCTCTATTGGCGGATTATTGGGATTATTAATTGCTGTACCCATCGCTGGATTTATCAAAGATGCTTTAGATGGCTTTCCTCAGTCTGAAGATGTTGCAGGTGCAGAAATACCAGAGATGTTAAAACAGGAATCAAACTGTTCTTAG
- the lptB gene encoding LPS export ABC transporter ATP-binding protein: MKIVLENIHKSYGKRNIVNRVNLSISQGEVVGLLGPNGAGKTTTFYIATGLEKPNQGKVWLDSMEITGMPMHKRAQLGIGYLAQEPSVFRQLSVQDNILLVLEQTNVPRWEWSRRMQALLHEFRLEKVAKSKGIQLSGGERRRTELARALAAGREGPKFLLLDEPFAGVDPIAVSEIQQIVAQLSDRGMGILITDHNVRETLAITDRAYIMREGQILAFGNPEELYNNPLVRQYYLGDNFQA, from the coding sequence GTGAAAATTGTTTTAGAGAATATTCACAAATCTTACGGTAAGCGAAATATCGTCAATCGCGTCAATCTTTCCATTTCTCAAGGCGAAGTCGTTGGTTTACTAGGCCCCAATGGTGCGGGTAAAACGACGACCTTTTATATTGCTACAGGCTTAGAAAAACCCAATCAAGGCAAAGTCTGGCTTGATAGTATGGAAATAACTGGAATGCCTATGCACAAAAGAGCGCAATTAGGCATTGGTTATTTAGCTCAGGAACCAAGTGTTTTTCGCCAACTTTCAGTACAGGATAATATACTTTTGGTGCTAGAGCAAACTAATGTGCCGCGATGGGAGTGGTCAAGACGAATGCAAGCTTTACTGCACGAGTTTCGTTTAGAAAAAGTGGCTAAAAGCAAAGGAATTCAACTTTCTGGTGGGGAACGACGGCGGACAGAATTAGCTAGGGCTTTAGCTGCGGGAAGAGAAGGTCCGAAATTTTTACTTTTGGATGAACCATTTGCCGGTGTTGACCCCATTGCAGTTTCCGAGATTCAGCAAATTGTCGCACAACTAAGCGATCGCGGCATGGGTATCTTAATTACAGATCACAATGTCCGGGAAACCTTAGCCATTACCGACCGCGCCTATATTATGCGTGAGGGACAAATTCTCGCTTTTGGTAATCCTGAAGAACTTTACAATAATCCTCTGGTGCGGCAATACTATTTGGGGGATAACTTTCAAGCGTGA
- a CDS encoding DUF4174 domain-containing protein has translation MLIHPSILLLLLITATGYSIPNQFLDRGSGRLETAPTTNLVMAFNLNSYQWKNRLLLVFAPSENSPDYKRQMQLLKGQEAGFPERDLLLIEVFTEGTSRALGKTLDQADVDSIRKQFNINPQEFQTVLVGKDGKSKRRDQKPVLPEVIFQVIDAMPMRQREMHRGN, from the coding sequence ATGCTGATTCATCCTTCAATTCTGTTACTACTGCTGATTACTGCTACTGGCTATTCAATACCAAATCAATTCTTAGACCGAGGATCAGGCAGACTAGAAACTGCACCCACTACTAATTTAGTTATGGCTTTTAATTTGAATTCCTACCAATGGAAAAACCGCCTTTTACTCGTGTTTGCACCTTCAGAAAATAGTCCTGACTACAAAAGACAAATGCAACTGTTAAAAGGTCAAGAAGCTGGTTTTCCAGAGCGAGATTTATTATTAATTGAAGTATTTACAGAAGGCACAAGTCGTGCATTAGGTAAAACCCTGGATCAGGCTGATGTGGACAGTATCAGAAAACAATTTAATATTAACCCCCAAGAGTTCCAGACAGTTCTTGTTGGCAAAGATGGTAAATCAAAGCGGCGTGACCAAAAGCCTGTCTTACCAGAGGTAATTTTTCAAGTAATTGATGCTATGCCGATGCGTCAAAGAGAAATGCACAGGGGTAACTAA